Proteins encoded in a region of the Deltaproteobacteria bacterium genome:
- a CDS encoding DNA-binding response regulator (response regulator in two-component regulatory system with CusS; regulates the copper efflux system) yields the protein MRILVVEDDRKIASFIVKGLQQAGFAVDHAENGEEGLDLVLTVPYDAAVVDIMLPRLDGLSLIAEMRRQKINTPVIILSAKRSVEDRVKGLETGSDDYLTKPFAFSELLARVQALIRRSTSGPQEPTGLTVEDLKMDLVKRRVTRSGLEVDLQPREFSLLEYLMRNAERVVSKTMIMEHVWDYNFDPQTNVVDVLICRLRNKLDRDFDKKLIHTIRGVGYVLKKS from the coding sequence ATGCGCATATTAGTGGTTGAAGATGACAGAAAGATCGCCTCGTTTATTGTCAAGGGCCTCCAGCAAGCAGGCTTTGCCGTGGATCATGCTGAAAATGGTGAAGAAGGATTAGACCTTGTGCTCACAGTGCCCTATGACGCAGCAGTCGTAGACATTATGCTGCCCAGGCTGGACGGTCTGAGCCTGATAGCAGAGATGAGACGGCAGAAAATCAATACACCTGTTATTATATTGAGCGCCAAACGGTCAGTAGAAGACAGGGTCAAAGGGCTTGAGACAGGAAGCGACGATTATCTTACCAAACCCTTTGCCTTTTCAGAACTGCTGGCCCGCGTACAGGCGCTTATCCGCCGCTCCACCTCCGGTCCTCAGGAACCTACCGGACTTACGGTTGAAGATCTAAAAATGGATCTTGTAAAACGCAGGGTCACCCGGTCCGGGCTGGAAGTTGATCTTCAGCCCAGGGAATTTTCCTTGCTGGAATACCTGATGCGTAATGCAGAGAGAGTGGTCTCCAAGACCATGATTATGGAGCATGTGTGGGACTATAATTTTGATCCCCAGACAAACGTGGTGGATGTGTTGATCTGCAGACTCCGGAACAAGTTAGACCGGGATTTTGACAAGAAATTGATCCATACCATCCGGGGCGTTGGATATGTTCTTAAAAAATCTTAG
- a CDS encoding S-isoprenylcysteine methyltransferase translates to MISIGNFLFRFRNILFPLCFGLALVGRTPLLPSEWLAFAIGFAIALSGQILRALTIGLAYIKRGGKKRRIFAKGLVTDGIFAHCRNPLYLGNILIIIGVGIAINSFWFAVGGGIFFIFAYYAIVAAEENFLQEKFGNVYDEYCKDVNRFMPRLHGMASTIRSMKFHWKRLVVKEYGTTFSWFAGLCMIQLLKDRYLASGFHLHSDTGLLWGGLLFLAILLYGVARFLKKSRIIRAD, encoded by the coding sequence ATGATCTCAATCGGCAATTTTCTATTTCGTTTTCGCAATATCCTTTTTCCACTATGTTTTGGATTAGCGCTGGTTGGCCGAACGCCGCTCTTGCCTTCTGAATGGCTGGCCTTTGCGATAGGTTTCGCAATTGCCTTGTCAGGTCAAATCCTGCGGGCGCTGACTATCGGCCTGGCATATATAAAGCGTGGGGGCAAGAAACGCAGGATATTTGCTAAAGGTCTTGTAACCGACGGGATATTTGCCCATTGCCGAAACCCTCTGTATTTGGGAAACATCTTGATAATTATAGGTGTCGGAATAGCCATTAATTCTTTCTGGTTTGCCGTTGGAGGAGGAATTTTCTTCATATTTGCATATTACGCAATTGTAGCGGCAGAGGAAAATTTTCTTCAAGAAAAATTTGGTAATGTCTATGATGAGTACTGCAAAGATGTTAATCGCTTCATGCCGCGGCTTCATGGGATGGCAAGTACCATCAGGTCTATGAAATTTCATTGGAAAAGACTCGTCGTCAAAGAATATGGAACCACCTTTAGCTGGTTTGCCGGTCTGTGTATGATACAGCTCTTGAAAGACAGATATTTGGCCTCCGGGTTCCATCTCCATAGTGATACGGGTCTGTTGTGGGGAGGTCTCCTTTTTTTGGCAATATTGCTTTATGGAGTTGCCAGGTTCCTGAAAAAAAGCAGGATAATACGTGCGGATTGA